The sequence GCGGTCACGTTAACACCGGTGAGACAATTGTTAGGGGCCGGTTAACGTTTGGGAGGGTAAATCTTTACCAACACCGCCACTATGAGGCCCTCCATGACTATCAACCTCACCATCCCGGACATTCAGGAACTCAAGCCTCGCATCACCGTATTCGGTTGCGGTGGTGCCGGCGGAAACGCCGTCAACAACATGATCGAGTCCGGTCTTGATGGCGTGGACTTCGTCGTCGCCAATACCGATGCGCAGGCACTGGCCCTGAGCAAGGCGCAGCGCATCATCCAGCTCGGCGTTGGCGTTACCGAAGGCCTTGGCGCCGGATCGCACCCTGAGGTCGGCCGTGCGGCCGCCGAAGAAAGCTGGGACGAGATCAACGACCACCTCAGCGGTTCGCATATGGTGTTCATCACCGCGGGAATGGGTGGCGGCACCGGCACCGGTGCGGCGCCGGTGGTGGCCCGCGCGGCCCGTGAGCAGGGTATTCTGACCGTTGGCGTTGTTACCAAGCCATTCAATTTCGAAGGCAATCGCCGGGCGCGCCTGGCCGAGGATGGCATCGACGAGCTGCATCGCCATGTCGATACGCTGATCGTCATTCCCAACCAGAACCTGTTCCGCGTCGCCAACGAAAAGACCACCTTTGCCGACGCCTTCGCGATGGCCGACCAGGTGCTGTTCTCCGGCGTTGCCTGCATCACTGACCTGATGGTCAAGGAAGGCCTGATCAACCTCGATTTCGCTGACGTGCGCGCCGTGATGCGTGGCATGGGCAAGGCGATGATGGGTACCGGCGAAGCTTCGGGTGAAGATCGTGCCCGCCATGCCGCCGAAGCAGCCATTGCCAACCCGCTGCTCGATGATGTCTCCATGCACGGTGCCCGCGGCCTGCTGATCTCAATCACCGGTGGTCCGGACCTGACCCTCTATGAAGTCGACGAAGCGGCCAGCCGCGTCCGCGAGGAAGTTGACGTGGATTGCAACATTATCCTGGGCGCCACCTTCGATCCGAGCCTGACCGGCACGATCCGCGTGGCTGTCGTCGCCACCGGCACCGACGCCACCATGGTGCAGGCGCTGGAGCCAGCCAAGCCGCATGCCTCGCGCACGCCACTGGAAGTCCGTCGCCATGTTCCGGTCGAGCCAACGCGCGTGCAGATGGAGCGCGCTGCGGTCGCCGCCGCCCCGGTCGCTCCCCAGCAGCAGGCCATCGAGCATCAGGTCGAGGCAGCTGTGGCGGAAGCCTTCAGCATGGCCGCTTCGGCCCCGGCGCGCCACGACATGGAAGATGATGGCGTCTTCGTCGAGCCATACATTCCCGCTGCCGAGTCGATCCACGAGGCCGACGAGCCAGTGATCGCCGACGAGCCGGTGCCTAGCGTCTATGTGCCGTCCCATGCCGCTCGTCCGGAAGGACAGCGCCGCATGCCCCGCACGGAGGAGTTGCCGATTGTTGCGAGGCGGCCACAGGAGCCGCAGGAACGTCATGACGCAGAGCCGCGCAACGCGCGCGCCCTGTTCAAGAAGCTGGCCTCCAATGTGGGGCTCAACCTGGGTCAGCCCCAGAGCCCGGCCAAGGACGAGCCGACCTATTCGGCGGCCGATGACGCTGCCGCACGCAGCGCGATTGAGGCCGGTGGCGCAAGGACTTCGCGCGTCGCGCCGCCGGTGGAGGGTGCACGCGGCAACCTTGATCCGCACGGCCGCCAGCCCGCTCCGGCGCCGCAAAAGGATAGCCTCGAAATCCCGGCTTTCCTGCGGAAGCACGGTTAATAAGCTGCGGGTAAATTCACGAGAAGATTGCTCGGCGCGGCTTTCGCGCCGAGTTTTTTTTGGCTAACAGAGTCGTGGACGTCCGGGGCCCTGGGGTCGGAGTTATTTCGAGTATGCAAAAACTGTCCACGCGCCAGCGTACCATCGCTGCTGCGATCAGCTTCGCCGGCTACGGCGTTCACAGCGCCCAGCCTGTCACGCTGACCCTGTCCCCTGGCCCGGTCGACTCAGGCATCACCATCTGCCGCCTCAAGGGCGACGGCACCACGACCACTCCTGTTTCCGTGCATTTTTCGCGCGTTACCCGCACGACGCTCTGCACGACGCTCGACCTGGGCGACAGCATCAGCGTGGCCACTGTCGAGCACGTAATGTCCGCCCTCTCTGGCATGGGTGTCGATAACGCCGTCATCACGCTGGATGGCGGCGAGTGCCCCATTCTCGATGGCAGCGCACGCCCATTCGCCGAGGCGATTCTTGAGGTCGGCCTCGAAATACAGCCCGCCCAGCGCAAGTTCCTCAAGGTGATGCGGGCCGTCACCGTGCGCAACAACGATGCCTTCGCGGCGCTGGAACCCTATAACGGCCGCGCGCTCGATCTCGAGATCGATTTTGACAGCAAGGTCATCGGCCGCCAGCGCATGATCTTCGACTGGACGCCGCGCCGCTACTATGAAGACGTGTCGCAGGCCCGGACCTTCGGCTTTGTGCGCGATGCCAAGATCCTGCGCCAGGCGGGTTACGCGCTGGGCTCGAGCCTGGACAATTCCATAACCGTGCACGAAGACCGCATCCTCAACCCCGGCGGGTTGCGCTACGAGGACGAGTTCGTGCGCCATAAGCTGCTTGACGCGATTGGCGACCTGTCACTGGGCGGCCTTCCGATCTGGGGGCGCTTCCGGTCCTATAAGGGTGGGCATGCCCTCAATGCGCATGTCCTGAGCGGGCTCTTCTCCAGCGAAGCCAATTATGAAATAGTTGGCGCAGAAGATTTGCCGCTCGAATTCGAGGCTTTCGACGATCAGCCTGAAGGTCTGGCAGTCAATCACTATCTGCGGTCCGTGCGCTGAGGCCTAAGGGCGACGCGCGGCGCCACAGTTTTGATCAAATTTCTTTCTACGCCGCAGCCAAGCGGTATTCGTTATAAGGACGGGGCAGTTCGTGACAGTTGACTCTATTGGTGGTCTCACCAGCCGGGCCGCCCGGTTCCTCACGGTTGCTCTTGTCGCTGCGGTGCTTGCTGGCTGCAGCATGTTCGGCCCGCCAAAGCTCAAGGAAGAGCCCATCATTCCGGCCGCCACGCTGTATCAGAAGGCGCTGGACGACATGGATCGCCAGTATTACGCAACTGCCGTGAAGTCGTTGGAGCAGCTCGACCGCCAGCATCCGCGCGATCCGCTGCTGGAAAAATCCAAGCTCATGCAGGTCTACGCGAACTATCGTGGCGGCAAGCTCAATGAAGCCATCCTGGCTGCCGATCGCTACATGGCGCTTTATGCCAACAAGCCCGACGCGGCCTATGTGCTGTATCTGAAAGCGAATGCGTATTTCGCCCAGATCAAGGACATCACGCGCGACCAGCAGCTCTCGGCCGATGCGATCGAGACCTATAACCTGGTCATCGCGAACTATCCCAAGTCGGAATATGCCGAGGATGCCAAGGAAAAGCTGCTGGTGGCGTATGACCAGCTGGCCGGCAAGGAAATGTCGGTCGGGCGCTACTACCTTGGCAATGGCCAGTATACCGCCGCCATCAACCGCTTCCGGGTTGTAGTCGAAACCTGGCAGACTTCTACCCATGTCGAGGAAGCCCTGTTCCGGCTCACCGAGGCCTACCTGCTGCTGGGCCTGACCAACGAGGCCTCGACTGCCGCCGCGGTGCTGGGCCACAATTATCCGTCGAGCACCTGGTATAAGGAAGCTTTCGATCTTCTGGGCAAGCAGGGCCTGTCGCCTGTTGTCAACGGCGGCAGCTGGATGGCCGGCCTGCGGAACTAACCGCTCGGAAGTAATTTGTTGCTAGTTTGTTCCGGGGCGCTAATATGCGCCCCGGTTCGTTTTTGGAAGGCTGCAATTTTCGAGGCTCAGGCCGGCGCCGGTGGCTGTTGTTCCCGCGGATAAGCTGAATTCATGCCTTCGCGAGATCGACGCTGTGGTGGTAAATGAATGTCGCCTTCCGTGTTTGATCGAAGTTCGGGAATAGTCCGCGCATGCTGAACGCGCTTTCGGTTCGCAACATCGTTCTCATCGACCAGCTCGACCTGGCGCTTGATGGCGGCATGACCGTGCTGACGGGTGAGACGGGCGCGGGCAAGT comes from Devosia oryziradicis and encodes:
- the lpxC gene encoding UDP-3-O-acyl-N-acetylglucosamine deacetylase; the protein is MQKLSTRQRTIAAAISFAGYGVHSAQPVTLTLSPGPVDSGITICRLKGDGTTTTPVSVHFSRVTRTTLCTTLDLGDSISVATVEHVMSALSGMGVDNAVITLDGGECPILDGSARPFAEAILEVGLEIQPAQRKFLKVMRAVTVRNNDAFAALEPYNGRALDLEIDFDSKVIGRQRMIFDWTPRRYYEDVSQARTFGFVRDAKILRQAGYALGSSLDNSITVHEDRILNPGGLRYEDEFVRHKLLDAIGDLSLGGLPIWGRFRSYKGGHALNAHVLSGLFSSEANYEIVGAEDLPLEFEAFDDQPEGLAVNHYLRSVR
- a CDS encoding outer membrane protein assembly factor BamD; its protein translation is MTVDSIGGLTSRAARFLTVALVAAVLAGCSMFGPPKLKEEPIIPAATLYQKALDDMDRQYYATAVKSLEQLDRQHPRDPLLEKSKLMQVYANYRGGKLNEAILAADRYMALYANKPDAAYVLYLKANAYFAQIKDITRDQQLSADAIETYNLVIANYPKSEYAEDAKEKLLVAYDQLAGKEMSVGRYYLGNGQYTAAINRFRVVVETWQTSTHVEEALFRLTEAYLLLGLTNEASTAAAVLGHNYPSSTWYKEAFDLLGKQGLSPVVNGGSWMAGLRN
- the ftsZ gene encoding cell division protein FtsZ; translation: MTINLTIPDIQELKPRITVFGCGGAGGNAVNNMIESGLDGVDFVVANTDAQALALSKAQRIIQLGVGVTEGLGAGSHPEVGRAAAEESWDEINDHLSGSHMVFITAGMGGGTGTGAAPVVARAAREQGILTVGVVTKPFNFEGNRRARLAEDGIDELHRHVDTLIVIPNQNLFRVANEKTTFADAFAMADQVLFSGVACITDLMVKEGLINLDFADVRAVMRGMGKAMMGTGEASGEDRARHAAEAAIANPLLDDVSMHGARGLLISITGGPDLTLYEVDEAASRVREEVDVDCNIILGATFDPSLTGTIRVAVVATGTDATMVQALEPAKPHASRTPLEVRRHVPVEPTRVQMERAAVAAAPVAPQQQAIEHQVEAAVAEAFSMAASAPARHDMEDDGVFVEPYIPAAESIHEADEPVIADEPVPSVYVPSHAARPEGQRRMPRTEELPIVARRPQEPQERHDAEPRNARALFKKLASNVGLNLGQPQSPAKDEPTYSAADDAAARSAIEAGGARTSRVAPPVEGARGNLDPHGRQPAPAPQKDSLEIPAFLRKHG